One Anolis carolinensis isolate JA03-04 chromosome 5, rAnoCar3.1.pri, whole genome shotgun sequence DNA segment encodes these proteins:
- the ldhb gene encoding L-lactate dehydrogenase B chain isoform X1, producing MSGFTCLIFYNYSGALNGFEGGRRWPANRGIEEKKAMASLKDKLITPIAQPATEPINKVTIVGVGQVGMACAISVLEKGLCDELALVDVLEDKLKGEMMDLQHGSLFLKTHKIIAGKDYAVTANSKVVVVTAGVRQQEGETRLDLVQRNVNVFKFIIPQVVKYSPDCIILVVSNPVDILTYVTWKLSGLPKHRVIGSGCNLDSARFRFLMGEKLGIHPSSCHGWILGEHGDSSVAVWSGVNVAGVSLQDLNPALGSDQDPEGWKQVHKQVVDSAYEVIKLKGYTNWAIGLSVADLLETIMKNLCRVHPVSTMVKGMYGIENEVFLSLPCVLGSVGLTSVINQKLKDNEVSQLQQSASTLWDVQKDLKDL from the exons ATGAGCGGCTTCACTTGCTTAATTTTTTACAACTACTCGGGTGCACTGAACGGCTTTGAAGGGGGCCGCCGGTGGCCAGCAAATCGGGGCATCGAAGAGAAG AAAGCCATGGCTTCCCTCAAGGACAAGCTCATTACGCCTATTGCCCAGCCGGCAACCGAGCCCATCAACAAGGTGACCATCGTGGGAGTTGGCCAAGTTGGGATGGCCTGTGCCATCAGTGTCCTGGAAAAG GGTCTCTGTGATGAGCTTGCCCTGGTGGATGTCCTGGAAGACAAGCTAAAAGGGGAAATGATGGATCTGCAGCATGGAAGCTTATTTCTTAAAACGCACAAGATTATAGCAGGCAAAG ATTATGCTGTCACTGCTAATTCGAAGGTGGTCGTGGTCACCGCCGGCGTCCGCCAGCAGGAAGGGGAGACCCGCCTTGATCTTGTCCAGAGGAACGTGAATGTCTTCAAGTTCATCATCCCACAAGTGGTGAAGTACAGTCCAGACTGCATCATCTTGGTTGTTTCCAACCCAG TGGATATCCTGACCTACGTTACATGGAAACTCAGCGGACTCCCGAAGCATCGCGTCATTGGCAGCGGCTGCAACCTTGACTCTGCACGATTTCGCTTCCTGATGGGGGAAAAGTTGGGCATCCATCCCAGCAGCTGCCATGGTTGGATCTTGGGGGAACATGGTGATTCCAGTG TGGCTGTTTGGAGTGGTGTCAACGTGGCCGGGGTCTCCCTCCAGGATCTAAACCCTGCTTTGGGGTCTGACCAGGACCCAGAGGGCTGGAAGCAGGTCCACAAGCAGGTGGTTGACAG TGCCTATGAAGTGATCAAACTGAAAGGTTATACCAACTGGGCCATCGGCTTAAGTGTTGCCGACCTGCTAGAAACCATCATGAAGAACCTTTGCCGAGTTCATCCAGTGTCCACCATGGTCAAG GGAATGTATGGCATTGAAAACGAAGTGTTCCTGAGCCTTCCCTGCGTCTTAGGGTCTGTCGGCTTGACCAGTGTGATCAACCAAAAGTTGAAGGACAATGAGGTGTCCCAGCTCCAGCAGAGCGCCTCCACGTTGTGGGACGTCCAGAAGGACCTCAAAGACCTGTAG
- the ldhb gene encoding L-lactate dehydrogenase B chain isoform X2, whose product MASLKDKLITPIAQPATEPINKVTIVGVGQVGMACAISVLEKGLCDELALVDVLEDKLKGEMMDLQHGSLFLKTHKIIAGKDYAVTANSKVVVVTAGVRQQEGETRLDLVQRNVNVFKFIIPQVVKYSPDCIILVVSNPVDILTYVTWKLSGLPKHRVIGSGCNLDSARFRFLMGEKLGIHPSSCHGWILGEHGDSSVAVWSGVNVAGVSLQDLNPALGSDQDPEGWKQVHKQVVDSAYEVIKLKGYTNWAIGLSVADLLETIMKNLCRVHPVSTMVKGMYGIENEVFLSLPCVLGSVGLTSVINQKLKDNEVSQLQQSASTLWDVQKDLKDL is encoded by the exons ATGGCTTCCCTCAAGGACAAGCTCATTACGCCTATTGCCCAGCCGGCAACCGAGCCCATCAACAAGGTGACCATCGTGGGAGTTGGCCAAGTTGGGATGGCCTGTGCCATCAGTGTCCTGGAAAAG GGTCTCTGTGATGAGCTTGCCCTGGTGGATGTCCTGGAAGACAAGCTAAAAGGGGAAATGATGGATCTGCAGCATGGAAGCTTATTTCTTAAAACGCACAAGATTATAGCAGGCAAAG ATTATGCTGTCACTGCTAATTCGAAGGTGGTCGTGGTCACCGCCGGCGTCCGCCAGCAGGAAGGGGAGACCCGCCTTGATCTTGTCCAGAGGAACGTGAATGTCTTCAAGTTCATCATCCCACAAGTGGTGAAGTACAGTCCAGACTGCATCATCTTGGTTGTTTCCAACCCAG TGGATATCCTGACCTACGTTACATGGAAACTCAGCGGACTCCCGAAGCATCGCGTCATTGGCAGCGGCTGCAACCTTGACTCTGCACGATTTCGCTTCCTGATGGGGGAAAAGTTGGGCATCCATCCCAGCAGCTGCCATGGTTGGATCTTGGGGGAACATGGTGATTCCAGTG TGGCTGTTTGGAGTGGTGTCAACGTGGCCGGGGTCTCCCTCCAGGATCTAAACCCTGCTTTGGGGTCTGACCAGGACCCAGAGGGCTGGAAGCAGGTCCACAAGCAGGTGGTTGACAG TGCCTATGAAGTGATCAAACTGAAAGGTTATACCAACTGGGCCATCGGCTTAAGTGTTGCCGACCTGCTAGAAACCATCATGAAGAACCTTTGCCGAGTTCATCCAGTGTCCACCATGGTCAAG GGAATGTATGGCATTGAAAACGAAGTGTTCCTGAGCCTTCCCTGCGTCTTAGGGTCTGTCGGCTTGACCAGTGTGATCAACCAAAAGTTGAAGGACAATGAGGTGTCCCAGCTCCAGCAGAGCGCCTCCACGTTGTGGGACGTCCAGAAGGACCTCAAAGACCTGTAG